Part of the Halorhabdus utahensis DSM 12940 genome, ACGACGGAATCCACAGTACCGCGGCCGCCGACGCAACGGTACAACGAGAGACGGGTCGCTCGACGGGGCCGATCGAACTCTCGGTCGTGATCGTGACCTACAACGAAGCGGATCGGATCAAAGCGTGTATCGAATCGGTCATCTCGTCGTGTCGCGACCGGGTCGACTTCGAGGTGATTCTCGTCGATTCGAACTCGACGGATGGGACCGTCGACATCGCTACCGAGTACCCGATTACGGTCGCTCGGATCGCGGATGACGAGCTCACGACGCCGGGCGCAGGCCGGTACGTGGGAACGAAGATCGCTCGCGGCGAGCGCGTGCTGTTCGTCGACGGTGACATGGTGATTCACGCCGAGTGGCTCGGACGGGCACTCGACGTGCTCGATGCGCAGCCGACTGTCGCAGCCGTTGACGGGCACCTCAATACGCCGTCGGCTATCGAGACGACAACACACGTCGAGGCTGTCCGTGGAGTTGCGCTGTATCGGGCCGAGGCACTGGATGCAGTGGGCGGGTTCGATCCGTACCTGCAGTCCCTCGAGGACATCCACCTGGGATTCGAACTGTCCGCCGCAGGGTACGAACTGCGACGTCTCCCGGAAGTGGCCGGGGACCACCCGCCTCGAACCGCTTCTGCCCCGGAAATCCTGCGACGGTGGCGACGTGGCTACACGTTCGGCACCGGACAGGCGTTGCGAAGGTCGGCCGGTTCGAAACAGCTACTCGCGAAGCACCTCTCTCGGATCAGATATCGGCTGGCGCTGCTCGCGTGGCTCTGTGCCGGCGTCGTCTCGATCCTGTTTCCGTTGATACTGCTGTCGTGGCTCGGATTCTCGACCCTTGCTGTGGTACTTCTGACCGTTCGGCTCGGCGTCCGGGATGCCATCCGGATACTCCTGGCAAAAGCAGTCGGCGTCGTCGGGCTCGTCAGGGGACTGTTCGATCCGCCAGCACCACCGGAGTCGTTTCCGCTTGCCGCAGTCGAGATCGTAAAGCGAGGAACAGTCTACACGACGGATGGTATGTAAGCGAGTCCGGAGCAATCAGTCCCAGGGCCGGTCGCCCATGCCCGGGTGACCAGGGATGACTGCTGACGGGTCGTGGGCCCGTTCGGAGCCGTAGAAGTTGCCGTCGTTCTCGACGGGGGCCTGGCCTGGGATGTCCTGGAACGCGTGGGTTTTCAGGAAGAACCAGTTGTCACGGATGGTGATACGTCCGTCTGCCGTGATGCCGTTGCCGTAGCCAGCACACCCCCAGTTCGGCTCGCCATCCGCTGTCCGGGGCTCGTCGTTCTCGACGATGTTGTGTTCCCAGACAGCGGTGCCGCTGTAGGGGTCGTGCGCGTCGATGATGTGTCGGACGCTTTTGGGCCCGAAGTGGTTGTACCGGGCGATATAACTCGTCGACGGGGCCGCCGAGACGCTGTGACGGTTATTGTTGAAGTAGTTGTACTCGACCAGGGCATTGGCCTCCATCGCGACACCGTATCCCAGTCCTTGGGCGTTGTTGTCGTAGATATAGCTGTGATGGACGTGTGCGTTCGGCGCGTTTTCGTTGACGTGGACGGCCCGATTGGCGTGACCCCATAACTCACAGTTGTCGATCTCGATGTCCCGACCTTCGCACTGAATGGCAAATTCCGGGGCAGCGAAATCGATCGGATTCGATTCCGTGACTGTCTGACCCGGATGCAGTCCACGCAGCCGGATCCCGGTGACGCGTGAGCGCTCCTGGGCGCGAATCTGACAGGTCCCTGTCCAGTTAGTGTATATCAGTGACCCGGGCGACCCATCGACGCCCCGATCACTCGCAAGGGTGACGCCGGGCGGAACGGTGAGTTCGGTCCTGCCGAGGTTGATGTCATTGGCCAGGAACACGACGTCACCCGACGCCGCACTCGCGAGCGCTCGCTTTAGTCCGCCACGTGTTCTGGCCACGGTGTCGGCGGCAGCTTTGCTGATCGTGTCCACATATCCCGCTCCGCCACCCAGCGTTGTTGCATCAGCTCCCTGCTGCCAGGGGAAGCCGTGTTTCCAATCGTCTCCCGCGGCACCCGCCTGTGGGTATCGACTGAGATCCGAGGGACGGCCGTCGACGAACGCGCTCGCATCGCCGTCGATGGTAACGTCCACAACCAGATTGTCGAATCGGTAAGCGTGACGTTCCCCAGGGTCGACACGGCCGGCCGCTCTGGTCCCGTCGTCGCTGATCCAGTGAAAATCCGATTCGATGACTGCGCCGTCTTTCGTCGAGGCGATGAGATCGCCACCGTCCTGGACTTCGAGATAATACTCTGCCGGGGTGTCGCCGGTCCCCTCGAATGAATAGCTATGCTCCGGCAGGTTCACTCCGGCCAGTTCATACGTCGAGACCGTCTGCCCGTCGAGCGAGAGCGAG contains:
- a CDS encoding glycosyltransferase; the encoded protein is MSVQVGNVNDGIHSTAAADATVQRETGRSTGPIELSVVIVTYNEADRIKACIESVISSCRDRVDFEVILVDSNSTDGTVDIATEYPITVARIADDELTTPGAGRYVGTKIARGERVLFVDGDMVIHAEWLGRALDVLDAQPTVAAVDGHLNTPSAIETTTHVEAVRGVALYRAEALDAVGGFDPYLQSLEDIHLGFELSAAGYELRRLPEVAGDHPPRTASAPEILRRWRRGYTFGTGQALRRSAGSKQLLAKHLSRIRYRLALLAWLCAGVVSILFPLILLSWLGFSTLAVVLLTVRLGVRDAIRILLAKAVGVVGLVRGLFDPPAPPESFPLAAVEIVKRGTVYTTDGM